The region AGGTACCGGGTGTACTGCGTGATCTTCGTGGTGCCGGCCTGGCCCTCCTTCTTGAGGGCCTCCAGACGCGGGATCACCACCGTGAGCAGTTGGAGGATGATGCTCGCCGTGATGTACGGCATGATGCCGAGCGCGAAGATCGTCAGCTGCAGCAGTGCGCCGCCGCTGAACATGTTCACCAGGCCGAAGAGGCTGTTGTTGCCCTTCGTGTCCTTGATGCACTGGTTGACGACCGTGTAGTCGATACCCGGCACCGGTACGTGCGCTCCGAGGCGGTAGACCACCACGATGCCCAGGGTGAACAGAAGCTTCTTGCGCAGGTCGGGCGTCTTGAACGCCCGTGCGAACGCGGTGAGCACGGTGCCTCCTGCACCCCCCGCGCCAGGGCGGAAGGACGGTTTATGAGGGTTCTGACGACAGCAGCGTCGGCCAGCCTACCGGCGACATGGCCCCGCAAGGAATGACCAGCCGGGGAAGGAAAATCACAGGAACGAACGACCGGGGATGCCCAGGTGTATCTGGGCATCCCCGGTCGTGTTCGGCATCGGGCTCAGACGAGCTCGGTGACGGTGCCGCCGGCGGCGGCGATCTTCTCCTTGGCGGAGCCGGAGACCGCGTCAACGGTCACCGTCAGCGCCACGGAGACCTCGCCGGTGCCGAGCACCTTGACGAGCTGGTTCTTGCGTACCGCACCCTTGGCGACCAGGTCGGCCACCGTCACCTCGCCACCCTCCGGGTAGAGGGTCGCGAGCTTGTCCAGGTTGACGACCTGGTACTCGGTGCGGAACGGGTTCTTGAAGCCCTTGAGCTTCGGGAGCCGCATGTGGAGGGGCATCTGCCCGCCCTCGAAGCGCTCCGGAACCTGGTAGCGGGCCTTGGTGCCCTTGGTGCCACGACCGGCCGTCTTGCCCTTGGACGCCTCGCCGCGACCCACACGGGTCTTGGCGGTCTTGGCGCCCGGAGCGGGACGGAGGTTGTGGAGCTTGATCGGGTTGTCACCCATGATCAGTCGACCTCCTCGACCGTGACGAGGTGGCGGACGGTGTGGACCATGCCGCGGATCTCCGGGCGGTCCTCCTTGACCACGACGTCGTGCAGGCGCTTGAGCCCGAGCGACCGCAGCGTGTCACGGTGGTTCTGCTTGCTGCCGATGTAGGACTTGGTCTGTGTGACCTTCAGACGCGCCATCACGCACCCACTCCGGCGCGGGCCCGCAGCAGAGCGGCGGGCGCGACATCCTCGATCGGCAGGCCGCGGCGGGCCGCGATCTCCTCGGGCCGCTGAAGGCCCTGGAGCGCCGCCACCGTGGCGTGCACGATGTTGATCGCGTTGTCGGAGCCGAGGCTCTTGGACAGCACGTCGTGGAT is a window of Streptomyces sp. NBC_01477 DNA encoding:
- the rplO gene encoding 50S ribosomal protein L15, whose amino-acid sequence is MGDNPIKLHNLRPAPGAKTAKTRVGRGEASKGKTAGRGTKGTKARYQVPERFEGGQMPLHMRLPKLKGFKNPFRTEYQVVNLDKLATLYPEGGEVTVADLVAKGAVRKNQLVKVLGTGEVSVALTVTVDAVSGSAKEKIAAAGGTVTELV
- the rpmD gene encoding 50S ribosomal protein L30, producing MARLKVTQTKSYIGSKQNHRDTLRSLGLKRLHDVVVKEDRPEIRGMVHTVRHLVTVEEVD